Proteins encoded by one window of Anopheles maculipalpis chromosome 2RL, idAnoMacuDA_375_x, whole genome shotgun sequence:
- the LOC126559755 gene encoding hexosaminidase D produces MHSRVLMVCWRRKLFFLGTSLLFLLALWFWGFLYTTHITEEGGKIVSVRELMLGSTHGRHESLLQRLGFHDRHEDVAIPHGIATHGEQVSAQFEVDEGGVKFVKPTPSGLRPAKGMFVDRRHDWDVIMQDRMDEGKLGSQQLNAKAQRHISDEMRIAAERQSHYEHELKRMGVPVIAGIGPGGRPPPAQRLVHFDLKGAPPKISYLRRLMPILKTLGATGILLEYEDMFPYGGSLAPLAARNAYNRDEILELLKTAFALGITVIPLVQTFGHLEYALKLKEFAHLREVEDSPQALCPSYNSSIAFVEELLTQVIEYHMPATNANLLHKEDIERLTPKLTHIHIGCDEVYRLAECPRCRHWLKDQLFLDHVYNVATIVRRRWPHLRIIIWDDMLRHMALDTLQASGIGKLVEPMIWVYAEDIYKFVQSATWEKYASVFSTAWAASAFKGAHGEGLLMPPIRRHLENTLRWLAVMQGEGNRFTHGLQGLALTGWQRYDHFAILCELLPAALPSLAVCLSTAAKGYFDVSAKTNPILSSLTCPEPTGEHHAWLELHKDSLMVMFSRCMFPGSMIYRFMLRLATLTAETEEYTDTIRQRRGWLTDYNIRHNFSSAARVDDLLGENYRLLNSVSNLARTAASTLTEVYDHWTYGEFIEQRIFPMLEELKRLERAGEGLKKRRVWSQRPLPYLKPFEVLGIDEKT; encoded by the exons ATGCATTCACGCGTGCTCATGGTTTGTTGGAGACGTAAGCTTTTCTTTCTCGGTACTTCCCTACTATTTCTGCTGGCCCTGTGGTTTTGGGGCTTCCTATACACTACGCACATTACCGAGGAAGGTGGTAAAATAGTGTCGGTAAGAGAGCTAATGCTTGGCAGCACACACGGCCGCCATGAGAGTTTGCTGCAACGTTTAGGTTTCCACGATCGTCATGAGGATGTAGCGATTCCGCATGGTATTGCAACACATGGCGAACAAGTGTCCGCACAGTTTGAAGTCGATGAAGGTGGTGTAAAGTTTGTCAAACCGACGCCGAGTGGGTTACGTCCAGCGAAGGGTATGTTTGTAGATA GACGGCACGATTGGGATGTGATCATGCAGGATCGAATGGATGAGGGCAAACTGGGTTCTCAGCAGCTCAACGCCAAAGCACAACGACACATCTCAGATGAAATGCGTATAGCAGCCGAACGACAAAGCCACTACGAGCACGAACTGAAGCGTATGGGCGTTCCGGTAATTGCAGGAATCGGTCCAGGTGGAAGACCTCCTCCTGCCCAACGGCTGGTACACTTTGATCTGAAGGGAGCGCCACCAAAAATATCCTACCTTCGACGGTTAATGCCGATCCTAAAAACATTAGGAGCGACAGGCATCTTACTCGAGTACGAGGATATGTTTCCTTACGGTGGTTCACTGGCCCCGTTGGCCGCACGAAATGCTTACAATCGTGACGAAATTCTGGAGCTCTTGAAGACCGCCTTCGCACTTGGAATCACCGTAATTCCTTTGGTGCAGACGTTTGGCCATCTGGAGTATGCACTGAAGCTGAAAGAATTTGCACACTTGCGAGAAGTTGAAGATTCACCCCAAGCCCTCTGTCCGAGCTATAATTCCTCGATAGCGTTCGTAGAAGAGTTATTGACGCAAGTCATCGAGTACCATATGCCGGCAACAAATGCAAATCTGCTCCACAAGGAAGATATTGAACGACTGACACCCAAGCTGACACACATTCACATCGGTTGCGATGAGGTGTACCGGTTAGCGGAATGTCCTCGCTGTCGACATTGGCTTAAGGATCAACTGTTTCTTGATCATGTGTACAACGTGGCTACGATCGTGCGCCGTCGATGGCCACATCTTCGGATCATTATATGGGACGATATGTTGCGACACATGGCTCTTGATACGCTACAAGCTTCGGGCATTGGGAAACTAGTCGAGCCAATGATCTGGGTGTATGCGGAAGATATCTACAAATTCGTCCAATCAGCCACCTGGGAGAAGTATGCATCCGTCTTCAGTACGGCATGGGCTGCCTCCGCGTTTAAAGGAGCACATGGCGAAGGATTGTTGATGCCTCCGATACGGCGCCATTTAGAAAACACACTCCGATGGTTAGCGGTAATGCAGGGAGAGGGAAATCGGTTTACACACGGTCTGCAAGGACTAGCGCTTACGGGCTGGCAGCGTTACGATCACTTTGCAATTCTATGCGAACTACTTCCTGCCGCTTTGCCCAGTCTTGCGGTGTGTCTTTCAACGGCCGCAAAAGGATACTTTGATGTAAGTGCAAAAACGAATCCAATACTCAGCAGCCTAACGTGTCCGGAACCTACCGGTGAGCATCATGCCTGGTTGGAGCTGCACAAGGACTCGCTGATGGTGATGTTTTCACGCTGCATGTTTCCCGGCAGCATGATCTATCGCTTCATGTTACGTTTGGCGACGTTGACGGCGGAAACCGAGGAGTACACGGATACGATACGGCAGCGACGCGGTTGGCTAACGGACTACAACATTCGCCACAACTTTAGCAGTGCGGCACGGGTTGATGATTTGCTGGGGGAGAATTATCGTCTACTAAATTCGGTCTCCAATCTGGCACGCACTGCTGCCTCTACGCTGACGGAAGTGTATGATCAT TGGACTTATGGTGAATTCATCGAACAACGCATTTTCCCGATGCTGGAGGAATTGAAACGCTTGGAACGTGCTGGGGAAGGACTTAAAAAACGACGCGTATGGTCACAGCGCCCGCTACCCTATCTGAAACCGTTTGAAGTGCTTGGGATTGATGAAAAAACCTAG
- the LOC126558853 gene encoding lysophospholipase-like protein 1, translating into MRLIEKVFNPTGKKHAGTLIFFHGSGDTGNGLTEWIRFLLGRDMEFPHIKVVIPTAPVQPYTPMGGENSNVWFNRKRIEMDCPEIRTSLASIYDTVNELLVRELAAGVPLNRIVVGGFSMGGALAMHTGYHLNRDLGGVFAISSFLNNGSIVYDSLGCISEDEKLPELLMMHGERDTLVPLEWGQTTFDELAKLGVRGQFVPHRTALHEIKKDQLLRVIDFVQKIIPEPTDDYLEPSKPETTAKSIKSVKKGKL; encoded by the exons ATGAGACTGATTGAGAAAGTGTTTAATCCTACGGGCAAGAAACATGCCGGTACACTCATATTCTTCCACGGTTCTG GCGACACGGGCAATGGTTTGACAGAATGGATACGGTTCCTGCTTGGCCGTGATATGGAATTTCCGCACATTAAAGTTGTCATCCCGACGGCACCGGTACAACCGTACACACCGATGGGAGGAGAAAACTCTAACGTATGGTTTAACCGGAAGCGCATCGAAATGGACTGTCCCGAAATACGAACGTCACTTGCCTCCATATACGACACCGTTAATGAATTGTTGGTGCGTGAGTTAGCCGCCGGTGTACCGTTGAATCGGATCGTCGTTGGCGGTTTCTCGATGGGCGGCGCACTAGCAATGCACACCGGTTATCATTTGAATCGAGATTTGGGTGGCGTATTTGCCATCTCTTCATTCCTCAACAACGGTAGCATCGTGTACGATTCGTTGGGCTGTATTTCGGAAGACGAAAAGCTACCGGAACTGCTTATGATGCACGGTGAGCGGGACACGCTGGTGCCGCTCGAATGGGGTCAAACTACGTTCGACGAGCTGGCAAAGCTGGGTGTACGGGGTCAGTTTGTTCCTCACCGTACCGCGCTACATGAAATCAAGAAAGATCAGCTGCTACGAGTCATCGACTTTGTGCAAAAGATCATACCGGAACCAACGGATGATTACCTGGAACCGAGCAAGCCCGAAACAACGGCCAAGTCTATCAAGAGTGTAAAGAAAGGAAAGCTTTGA
- the LOC126559909 gene encoding protein bride of sevenless — protein MSDILPARALCILIVFCQTVPHAKGQDVVSSVRTRSTTPKTTVQLYTQETATDDDTRSALTEPALLAEDSSTAESSLNSSEDGTNYDTSLSEHDFTSSDASSSLEVIKDGKSLESREDLHMNPTTISSNQEEIRSTQQDGSSNMQNDPSTTTIDTRTMIASTTSATVTSDGSNDASNESTESNCTERPFIDMSRTKNPHQQSYHHHQRRKYLQTVRTARAERKQRTSDARLHSARSGAGQELYPMGDEEELDVELYAAQYGYRIYRLEGDLMLTLIVETDDFGATLFTIDRINDLRLVGGSKGNTSIGVNIIHLLNTSLSQRTLQQEVNVLKECSTNTIGIFVSPRLWASVRLLSETLDYNIFPLPSTYDLLFTKAAHLLYELPWTNGNSSAMVYSGSNELSTRFSTICRHEHLCLENYPSSDTIYILLGLEPAISFAMNGTLVLVLTGNDRLYLPDLPNGAYVIEETELNVASLGYSWERYGTSIHGSELLSASSLLLEVIDLLNRSGSDCRNASIECMNNWKYHAKRSTTELLNVLQLKNATQSIKFELRQKRVGDASSVGNRTESTDIEHADENQLKLIASSNAITNYTTVYERLATNTADAPSKLGSIFYCAKEFEIRHPDFIERHHRPVYYGGAVPDAEEYGDMYWQIKMEAWVAAGLTVSSLGILLCAAILIFLIVRVCMDDILEGHPLGSILLLVSLILQFAAFIPFSLEYTGYTADLAGHRTDAMLTWNAHCTVKIFLVSMCYCMTFSLLLCRAIMLASIGSEGGFLSHINGYIQSVICGFSTLVQLGLSTQLVIVLHANSHSISCGEIYYGHWFWAVIAYDGVLLVSLIFLAPFIFRSQRNYREGLLLVTGSVLCLVIWTVWIPLCMFGYEWREAAISLGLVATALAVLVGIMIPRCFLMVRSIARSDLVQALPSLTSLAFAQANQFISDQSVYECVNPAMRQRSPTDDSFVMDQDLDEAYSANSEIPTLPLRGQRRLRQENGTITMSTSNGTITGNHNGTIVSPMDRPVGNVTHIAPNFYGISNPYSCTDSLTSISPNKITRF, from the exons ATGAGCGACATTCTACCAGCACGTGCCTTAT GTATTTTAATCGTCTTTTGTCAAACCGTACCACACGCAAAAGGGCAGGACGTGGTCTCGTCGGTAAGAACCCGCTCTACTACTCCAAAAACTACGGTGCAACTTTACACGCAAGAGACAGCAACAGATGATGATACACGCAGTGCGTTGACCGAACCCGCGCTTTTGGCTGAGGATAGTTCCACAGCGGAAAGTAGCTTAAATTCCAGCGAAGATGGCACCAACTATGATACCTCACTGTCGGAGCATGATTTCACTTCGTCCGATGCCTCAAGTTCGTTGGAAGTGATAAAGGATGGGAAAAGTCTCGAAAGTAGGGAGGATCTTCATATGAATCCTactacgatcagcagcaatcaGGAAGAAATAAGATCGACACAACAGGATGGCTCTTCAAACATGCAGAACGATCCCTCTACCACTACAATCGACACGCGTACCATGATAGCTTCTACTACTTCGGCCACAGTCACATCGGACGGAAGTAATGACGCTAGTAACGAGAGCACCGAATCCAACTGTACCGAAcgtccatttatcgatatgtCTCGGACCAAAAACCCTCACCAACAAtcctaccatcatcatcagcgccGGAAGTACCTGCAGACGGTACGAACGGCACGAGCCGAAAGGAAGCAACGTACGTCGGACGCACGGTTACACAGTGCTCGAAGTGGTGCTGGGCAAGAATTGTACCCGATGGGCGATGAGGAAGAGCTGGACGTAGAACTGTACGCCGCACAGTACGGCTATCGGATCTACCGGCTGGAAGGTGACCTGATGCTAACGTTAATCGTTGAGACGGATGATTTTGGCGCAACGTTGTTCACGATCGATCGGATTAATGACCTTCGATTGGTGGGCGGTAGTAAAGGAAACACCAGCATTG GTGTAAACATTATTCACCTCCTAAATACTTCGCTCAGCCAACGTACCCTCCAGCAAGAGGTAAACGTACTCAAAGAATGCTCAACGAACACGATCGGTATCTTCGTCAGTCCACGGTTATGGGCCTCCGTTCGACTCCTGTCGGAAACACTGGACTATAACATTTTTCCCCTACCATCTACGTACGACCTACTGTTTACAAAGGCCGCCCATCTCCTGTATGAACTACCCTGGACGAACGGAAACTCGTCCGCGATGGTATACTCCGGTTCGAACGAACTATCGACCCGTTTCAGTACGATCTGCCGCCATGAGCATCTGTGCCTGGAGAACTATCCCAGTAGCGACACCATTTACATACTGCTTGGACTGGAACCGGCCATCAGCTTTGCCATGAACGGTacactggtgctggtgctcACGGGAAACGATCGGCTGTATCTTCCTG ATCTTCCGAATGGAGCGTACGTGATAGAGGAAACCGAACTGAACGTTGCCTCGCTCGGATACTCCTGGGAGCGGTACGGTACCAGCATACATGGTTCGGAACTGCTATCCGCTAGCAGTCTGTTGTTGGAGGTGATCGATCTTTTGAATCGTTCCGGAAGCGATTGCCGTAACGCAAGCATCGAGTGTATGAACAATTGGAAGTATCATGCAAAACGATCAACAACGGAGCTCCTGAACGTTCTGCAGCTGAAGAATGCTACCCAATCGATTAAGTTTGAGTTGCGACAGAAGCGCGTCGGTGATGCATCCTCTGTTGGAAACCGTACGGAAAGCACGGACATTGAGCATGCCGACGAGAATCAGCTAAAACTGATCGCTAGCTCGAATGCGATCACTAACTACACGACGGTGTACGAGCGTCTAGCGACCAACACAGCGGATGCACCCTCAAAGTTGGGATCGATATTTTACTGCGCCAAGGAGTTTGAAATTCGTCATCCAGACTTTATCGAACGGCATCATCGGCCCGTGTACTATGGTGGGGCAGTGCCGGATGCAGAGGAATACGGTGACATGTACTGGCAGATCAAGATGGAGGCCTGGGTTGCGGCTGGTCTAACTGTATCCTCCTTAGGGATACTGCTCTGTGCGGCGATACTGATTTTCCTGATCGTGCGTGTCTGCATGGACGATATCTTGGAAGGTCATCCGTTGGGTAGTATCTTGCTGCTGGTAAGCTTGATCCTGCAGTTTGCGGCCTTCATCCCGTTCAGTCTCGAGTACACAGGATACACGGCAGATCTTGCGGGTCATCGGACGGATGCGATGCTCACCTGGAATGCACACTGTACGGTGAAGATTTTCCTCGTGTCGATGTGCTATTGCATGACTTTCTCGCTGTTGCTGTGCCGTGCGATCATGCTCGCCTCGATCGGTAGTGAAGGTGGCTTCCTGTCGCACATTAATGGCTACATCCAGAGCGTTATCTGCGGGTTTAGCACGCTGGTTCAGCTCGGACTCTCGACGCAACTCGTGATTGTACTGCACGCGAATTCGCACAGCATCTCCTGTGGGGAAATCTATTACGGTCATTGGTTCTGGGCGGTGATAGCGTACGATGGGGTGCTGCTGGTTTCGCTCATCTTTTTAGCACCGTTTATATTCCGCTCGCAACGCAACTACCGAGAAGGATTGCTGCTCGTTACGGGTTCGGTGTTGTGTTTGGTTATATGGACGGTGTGGATACCGCTCTGCATGTTCGGATACGAATGGCGCGAAGCTGCCATCTCACTGGGATTGGTTGCAACGGCGCTAGCGGTGCTGGTTGGAATCATGATACCGCGATGCTTCCTGATGGTGCGCAGCATCGCTCGTTCGGATCTGGTACAGGCGTTACCATCACTCACCTCTCTGGCTTTTGCTCAAGCAAACCAATTCATTTCGGATCAG AGCGTGTATGAATGTGTGAATCCAGCTATGCGACAGCGATCCCCTACGGACGATAGTTTCGTAATGGATCAGGACCTAGACGAGGCGTACTCAGCAAACAGCGAAATTCCAACGCTACCACTAAGAGGACAACGACGATTACGGCAGGAAAATGGAACCATCACAATGAGCACCAGCAATGGAACGATTACTGGCAACCATAATGGTACGATCGTATCACCAATGGATCGTCCGGTGGGCAACGTGACCCACATAGCACCAAACTTCTATGGCATCTCCAATCCGTACAGCTGTACCGATTCGCTAACGTCCATTTCTCCCAACAAGATTACCCGTTTCTAG